In Trichoderma asperellum chromosome 1, complete sequence, a single window of DNA contains:
- a CDS encoding uncharacterized protein (EggNog:ENOG41), with the protein MESSPLTKAHDHARAAAVATRQSSSSDTTVAISEHTLAAGEFANAAKSTSSVEALRTLKLLEEHHRKLAEILKLPPEQVPHARDGELSEKAQSEKDDGDALGVDAARDSPQAAVAKAAQPPGLAQRRYMGREMSSSIASNLASARGIRSKDRTQPLSPSVSNDQAPGNVDPQAKRDASKAKMQNIMDRQTGRPTWVPPVTTTPRQQDGVAAKGSASPKVEPSSPARDDGGYTRFYNTFGSLINKISAPLAFAGLPLIQEEPATPTESAVPPPTVNLSPTKQSRARASPSTSVEPDLSKIYSKATMRALVRDGHTAADSFYVVPSTGHTMSYANILSYAEKEKRRLEASTHGDLLPHDDDDDDFVDAREAPGSINPRRRIARSHSEKELYNTIEELSLENKSLKDMLDKLSKRLHTFEASAQSSALALAESYRIMPAGSQHSAGRVNDDELIRKNHELEEEISAMTKHMERLEKDNRKMQKTLEKYREKWETLKAGAKARRGAQVSAESVEDARSSQG; encoded by the coding sequence ATGGAATCTTCGCCGCTCACAAAGGCGCACGACCACGCGCGTGCCGCCGCTGTCGCTACTCGCCAATCCTCGTCGTCTGATACCACCGTGGCCATCAGCGAGCACACCCTGGCCGCAGGCGAGTTTGCCAATGCCGCAAAGTCGACGTCCAGCGTCGAGGCGCTCAGGACTTTGAAGCTGCTCGAGGAGCATCACCGGAAGCTGGCCGAGATCCTCAAGCTGCCGCCGGAGCAGGTGCCGCACGCCAGAGATGGGGAGCTTTCGGAGAAGGCACAGTCCGAGaaggacgatggcgatgcccTCGGCGTGGACGCTGCGCGAGACTCTCCCCAGGCCGCGGTCGCCAAGGCTGCTCAGCCGCCCGGCCTGGCCCAGCGCCGCTACATGGGCCGAGAAATGTCGTCGTCCATCGCCAGCAACCTCGCTTCCGCCAGAGGCATCCGCTCCAAGGACCGCACCCAGCCGCTCAGCCCCAGCGTGTCCAACGACCAGGCACCTGGTAACGTCGACCCCCAAGCGAAACGCGAtgcttccaaggccaagatgcagAACATCATGGACCGCCAGACCGGCCGACCTACTTGGGTTCCGCCTGTAACCACCACGCCCAGGCAGCAAGACGGCGTTGCGGCCAAGGGCAGCGCGTCTCCCAAGGTCGAGCCAAGCTCTCCCGCCAGGGACGACGGTGGCTACACCCGCTTCTACAATACTTTTGGAAGTCTGATCAACAAAATCTCTGCCCCGCTTGCTTTCGCCGGTCTGCCACTCATCCAAGAGGAGCCTGCCACTCCCACTGAATCTGCTGTGCCTCCCCCTACCGTCAACCTGTCCCCTACCAAGCAATCCCGTGCTCGTGCCTCTCCGTCTACCAGTGTCGAACCGGATCTTTCCAAGATTTACTCCAAGGCTACCATGCGAGCTCTCGTTCGAGATGGTCACACTGCTGCTGATTCGTTCTACGTTGTTCCCTCTACCGGTCATACCATGTCTTATGCCAATATTCTGAGCTAcgctgaaaaagaaaagcgccGATTAGAAGCCTCGACCCATGGCGATCTCTTGCCtcacgatgatgatgacgatgacttTGTGGATGCCCGTGAAGCCCCTGGTTCTATAAATCCAAGACGACGTATTGCCCGTAGCCACTCAGAAAAGGAACTGTACAACACCATTGAGGAACTCAGTCTGGAAAACAAATCGCTAAAGGACATGCTTGACAAACTCTCGAAACGCCTCCACACTTTTGAAGCCAGCGCCCAGAGCTCcgctcttgctcttgctgaAAGTTATCGAATTATGCCTGCTGGGTCGCAGCATTCCGCTGGGAGAGTAAATGACGATGAGTTGATACGGAAGAATCACGAACTGGAGGAAGAGATTTCGGCGATGACAAAGCACATGGAACGCCTCGAGAAGGACAACCGCAAGATGCAAAAGACGCTTGAAAAGTACCGTGAGAAGTGGGAGACGTTGAAGGCTGGTGCCAAGGCACGGCGGGGAGCACAAGTGTCGGCTGAAAGTGTGGAAGATGCTCGCTCGTCTCAAGGGTGA
- a CDS encoding uncharacterized protein (EggNog:ENOG41~TransMembrane:1 (o672-690i)), protein MFSVAQNAASSISSNIQGGAIGIGGNKSRTNLASKPQSSPVPETDRVEPPPSEPQSSDVMDKKESAIKTIGTGELSLSQLGIVEPPAAMAATETSRFPDLNDTRTRSESAPADSQTRPGDDALDGTLSRPRSLYEAAEGEQGVSQSSQGDGVQRAGSITSDTQRKRGSSTATTNTVAPAAPGATAPKLTGFAIASKKRNRDFHSLFKSVPDDDYLIEDYSCALQREILAHGRLYVSEGHLCFSSNILGWTTTLVMSFDEIVSVEKRSTALVFKNGLMISTLHAKHIFASFTSRDATYDLIVNIWKLGHPTLTSTLNGVRLEGTGGDKTEKLDVESGNVEPETPAGSDSEEGSDDDDDFYDEEESDHAPEIQVADAGGAGGDTAKANRKISGAPAPSAAVLDATADGQSPAAGAGSFPGPAAHAPTDCGDGETHYDKFLADETIPAPLGKVFSMLFGEASAEWMGKWITENQKCFDLQMEDKKGMSPDSRTRGFTYIKPLYAPIGPKQTKCIVTETVDNIDYEKAVNVSVVTQNPDVPNGNIFRVKTKYCLSWGENNATRVQVNCTTEWSGKSWLKGTIEKNVNEGQAQYCKDLFAALKAAVSTRSRASTNGNGAAKSKKKGKKSKALQSSTESINPGARAKKEEANWGLFEPARGILEPIVDILKPILTGNIVYGLLVGLLVATWFGFGLTPNNRSPAPQGPDPSMNSAYRLAAYDEMWRREDSELWGWLEERVSLERLSVERSNARKREADPRTLEERVREERMDEREIQEAIRVTEDKLRVLREVMAKSKLL, encoded by the exons atgtTCTCGGTTGCCCAAAACGCTGcaagtagtattagtagcAATATTCAGGGCGGCGCCATTGGAATTGGAGGAAACAAGAGTCGGACGAATCTGGCGTCTAAGCCACAATCATCCCCTGTCCCAGAAACCGACCGAGTCGAACCCCCACCATCTGAGCCTCAGTCGAGCGACGTAATGGATAAAAAGGAGTCGGCCATCAAGACAATTGGAACCGGCGAACTTAGTTTGAGTCAACTTGGCATTGTAgagccaccagcagccatggcggccaCCGAAACATCTCGATTTCCAGACCTCAACGATACACGCACGCGATCAGAATCGGCACCAGCTGACAGTCAAACCAGGCCGGGGGATGATGCACTCGACGGAACGCTGAGCAGGCCCAGGTCGCTGTACGAAGCAGCGGAGGGAGAGCAAGGAGTTTCGCAATCTAGCCAAGGGGATGGAGTACAGCGGGCCGGTAGCATAACAAGCGACACCCAGAGGAAACGAGGAAGTTCTACGGCTACTACGAACACAGTCGCACCAGCAGCTCCTGGGGCCACTGCTCCGAAGCTCACGGGATTTGCCATTGCTAGTAAAAAGAGGAACCGTGACTTTCACAGCCTATTCAAGAGCGTGCCAGATGACGATTACCTTATTGAGGACTACAGCTGTGCGCTACAGAGAGAGATTCTCGCGCACGGCCGATTATATGTATCAGAGGGCCACCTCTGCTTCAGCAGTAACATCCTCGGATGGACAACGACTCTGGTTATGAGCTTTGACGAGATAGTATccgtggagaagagaagcacaGCCTTGGTCTTCAAAAACGGACTGATGATATCGACTTTGCATGCAAAGCACATCTTTGCCAGTTTCACTAGCAGAGACGCCACTTACGATCTGATTGTCAACATCTGGAAGCTTGGCCATCCGACCTTGACTAGCACGCTAAATGGAGTTCGGCTTGAGGGCACTGGTGGTGACAAGACCGAAAAACTTGACGTCGAGTCTGGAAACGTGGAGCCGGAGACCCCAGCTGGATCTGATTCTGAAGAAGgcagcgacgatgacgatgacttctatgatgaagaagagagcgacCATGCTCCCGAAATCCAGGTCGCAGACGCCGGTGGCGCCGGCGGAGACACTGCCAAAGCAAATCGGAAGATATCTGGCGCTCCCGCTCCCAGTGCCGCCGTGCTTGACGCGACTGCCGATGGGCAATCTCCAGCAGCCGGCGCCGGATCGTTCCCCGGTCCGGCAGCCCACGCTCCGACTGACTGCGGTGACGGCGAGACACACTACGACAAGTTTTTGGCCGATGAAACTATCCCAGCTCCGTTGGGCAAGGTATTCTCTATGCTCTTCGGCGAGGCTTCTGCTGAGTGGATGGGCAAGTGGATTACAGAGAACCAAAAATGCTTCGACCTACAAATGGAGGATAAGAAGGGCATGAGCCCAGATAGCCGCACTCGAGGGTTCACTTACATTAAGCCTTTGTATGCTCCGATTGGACCGAAGCAAACAAAATGCATTGTCACCGAAACCGTGGACAACATCGACTACGAAAAGGCAGTCAATGTGAGTGTAGTGACGCAAAACCCGGACGTTCCCAACGGCAACATCTTCCGCGTCAAGACCAAGTACTGTCTGTCCTGGGGTGAGAATAACGCCACTCGGGTACAAGTCAACTGCACTACAGAATGGAGTGGCAAGAGTTGGCTGAAAG GCACCATTGAAAAGAACGTCAACGAGGGTCAGGCCCAGTATTGCAAGGACTTGTTTGCTGCCTTGAAGGCAGCAGTTTCTACACGATCGCGAGCTTCTACTAATGGAAACGGGGCTGCAAAGTcgaaaaagaagggcaagaagagcaaggcacTTCAGTCATCCACGGAATCTATCAACCCAGGTGCGCGTgccaagaaggaagaggcaaACTGGGGCTTGTTCGAGCCGGCACGAGGAATCCTGGAGCCCATTGTCGATATTCTCAAGCCGATTCTCACGGGAAACATTGTTTATGGGCTCTTGGTGGGCTTGCTGGTTGCGACATGGTTCGGATTTGGCCTCACGCCGAACAACAGAAGCCCCGCACCGCAGGGCCCAGATCCTTCCATGAACAGCGCGTATCGTCTTGCGGCTTACGACGAGATGTGGCGCAGAGAGGACAGCGAACTTTGGGGGTGGCTAGAAGAGCGCGTAAGCCTGGAGCGCCTTTCCGTGGAAAGGTCAAACGCTCGCAAGCGAGAAGCAGATCCTAGAACATTGGAGGAGAGggtgagagaagaaaggatggACGAGCGAGAAATCCAAGAGGCCATCCGAGTTACGGAAGACAAGCTCAGAGTATTGAGAGAAGTTATGGCGAAAAGCAAGTTGCTATAG
- a CDS encoding uncharacterized protein (EggNog:ENOG41): protein MENKKLDDPGVAAALALRPLVRSPTAGRLGPRRTSTIASSSSSSASSVTSSVDDEMPTSCVSRSTSSDECALHRFIVWAAVKRNACQKMTPEERRECPLLRCRKRFPNHELMLQHLYLCDHLAGGEYWCYDCEKPEQLSDVKCRRCLGHPSKRRKIVTMAKSFFSSLGHKPKSQGLALAASMGIGPVASGGSGGEDEQEPPSYESVFTPTAPTPLPPQAELFSTEIHEIGSSEVLLPTIPECETETEAIPAPGMVPCLPPSTFPISPPGSHPVAVPLPSTMESDFINWRPSPPSPPTVAPQSLMKPIHGRLVDRPTLQVNTHLDQFRGQASRRSKVLAPSSSVRSTASTDSTDSTDSTASYNISPMSGWSGGWTKTSGLESTLTSPDDLISPQSLLPSGPFATTNTISTRPIPFSNSEFENMVANSCPSELPADIPMFDDIPTAMDPQKTQAHMSLDQSAFSFNADIPFQMPIGPPLPSTTNINLALTPQLPPPPPRQTSEPALLHDVASSSLNTVTQSLARSVQDALRMHIADSRNKLESINQNALMKRLCQMSLSSVAVAGLETMADILEGRQNASPLDLLCFIHVVFSLSLVIHEHDASKRAATLFKQALLYSSWFSEPDRTSFIEVVITLWEHCEVDNDEIIQLLQSSPPISDSKGKQPERSLHGLRSDPLVLLAAYFLDELEYETLHEHSYRGQPSALADQHYKDSLAAGANSPFAITTRFIIENIFSHQYSHFPGSELGMKQLIGQVNSGGVGTVRRLELELMQAGKTYLPSDVFFDEFIAVVRENTDQLYAQRPFSNSRSTYHRCGVQVMKSLISEPGRSSAVVPVRTGVESSGLSTETLDAIMGVNFDGFDFESMVNLNPDADGDMPESASAVGAPLMGAAEWTSGPTTVESVAFAATPAAPLGLGTDTTMQLMEEDPLMPPNASAPSKPEPTATAPPPATASTAKVESDSCCEICGYRPKGDPRWFVGSMAKHMKTIHSENPQIFRCPYPGCTSQYSKRADNLRQHQIEKGHFVDGEGNQGRRPRKRKRPSEGGGGGD, encoded by the exons ATGGAAAACAAGAAGCTTGACGACCCTGgtgtcgccgccgccttaGCCCTACGGCCTCTAGTCCGTAGCCCAACCGCCGGTCGTTTGGGTCCACGGCGGACGTCGACAATTgcttccagcagcagctcttcggcATCCTCAGTGACTTCGTCTGTCGACGACGAGATGCCGACTTCGTGTGT CTCACGCAGTACTTCGAGCGACGAGTGTGCCTTGCACAGATTCATTGTATGGGCGGCCGTCAAGCGCAATGCCTGTCAAAAGATGACCCCAGAGGAGCGGCGGGAGTGCCCGTTGCTTCGTTGCCGGAAGAGATTCCCCAACCATGAGCTCATGCTCCAACACCTGTATTTGTGCGATCACCTCGCCGGGGGGGAGTACTGGTGCTACGACTGCGAAAAGCCCGAGCAGCTCAGCGACGTCAAGTGCAGGCGCTGTCTGGGGCACCCGtccaagaggaggaagatcgTGACCATGGCAAAGAGCTTCTTCAGTTCGTTGGGCCACAAACCAAAGTCTCAGGGCCTTGCTCTGGCCGCCTCCATGGGAATAGGCCCAGTTGCCAGCGGCGGCAGTGGGGGCGAGGACGAGCAAGAGCCTCCGAGCTACGAGTCCGTCTTCACGCCCACAGCGCCTACGCCTCTCCCTCCGCAGGCCGAGCTGTTCTCGACCGAGATACATGAGATCGGTTCGAGCGAGGTGCTGCTCCCCACTATCCCGGAGTGTGAGACCGAGACAGAGGCTATACCCGCCCCTGGGATGGTCCCCTGTCTCCCCCCATCCACATTCCCCATCTCACCACCAGGCTCCCACCCGGTAGCCGTACCGCTGCCATCGACTATGGAATCAGATTTCATAAATTGGAGGCCGTCACCACCATCTCCCCCAACTGTGGCACCACAAAGCCTGATGAAGCCCATTCACGGAAGGTTGGTTGATCGTCCAACACTGCAGGTCAACACGCACCTAGACCAGTTTCGAGGCCAAGCAAGCCGTCGAAGCAAGGTGCTGGCGCCGAGCTCCTCTGTCCGGTCGACCGCCAGCACAGACAGCACCGATAGCACTGATAGCACCGCCAGCTATAATATCTCGCCCATGTCGGGCTGGTCCGGTGGATGGACAAAGACGTCAGGCCTCGAGTCAACCTTGACGTCACCTGACGACCTCATTAGCCCTCAGAGCCTCCTGCCCTCGGGCCCTTTTGCAACTACTAATACCATCTCGACAAGACCTATTCCTTTCAGCAACTCAGAGTTTGAAAACATGGTTGCCAACTCTTGTCCATCTGAGCTTCCTGCTGACATCCCCATGTTTGATGACATTCCCACCGCCATGGATCCTCAAAAGACTCAAGCTCACATGAGCCTGGACCAGTCTGCCTTTTCATTCAATGCCGATATACCATTCCAAATGCCCATTGGCCCTCCGTTACCCTCAACTACCAACATCAACCTTGCCCTAACACCAcaactaccaccaccaccgccgcggCAGACCTCGGAACCAGCTCTACTACATGATGTCGCCTCTTCTAGCCTCAACACTGTTACACAGTCTCTAGCCAGATCCGTTCAAGACGCACTACGGATGCACATTGCCGACTCTAGGAACAAACTCGAGTCCATCAACCAGAATGCTCTCATGAAGAGGCTGTGCCAGATGTCTCTCTCCTCTGTCGCAGTGGCTGGTTTGGAAACCATGGCGGACATCTTAGAAGGCCGCCAAAATGCATCACCTCTAGACCTCTTATGCTTCATCCACGTcgtcttctctctgtctctggtGATCCATGAACACGATGCCTCGAAACGTGCTGCTACTCTCTTCAAGCAGGCACTATTGTATAGCAGCTGGTTCTCTGAACCTGACAGGACATCGTTCATTGAAGTCGTCATCACCCTTTGGGAGCACTGTGAAGTGGACAACGACGAGATTATCCAACTATTGCAATCAAGCCCACCGATCTCAGACTCAAAGGGCAAACAGCCAGAACGTTCTCTACATGGATTGAGATCTGATCCACTAGTACTACTTGCGGCATACTTTTTGGATG AACTCGAGTACGAAACGCTACATGAACACAGCTATAGAGGACAACCCTCTGCACTTGCCGACCAACACTACAAGGACAGCCTTGCAGCGGGTGCCAATTCGCCGTTTGCCATTACCACTAGATTCATAATTGAAAACATATTTTCTCACCAGTACTCTCACTTTCCAGGATCCGAGCTGGGCATGAAACAACTTATTGGCCAGGTCAACTCTGGTGGAGTGGGAACCGTGCggcggctggagctggagctgatgcAAGCTGGGAAG ACTTATCTCCCCTCCGATGTGTTCTTCGACGAGTTTATCGCGGTTGTTCGAGAGAATACAGATCAGCTATACGCACAAAGGCCTTTTTCCAACTCCCGGTCAACATATCATCGATGCGGCGTCCAAGTCATGAAATCGCTAATTAGTGAGCCTGGTAGAAGCTCGGCGGTCGTGCCTGTTAGGACCGGGGTAGAATCATCGGGCCTTTCCACTGAAACACTCGATGCCATCATGGGAGTTAACTTTGACGGCTTTGATTTTGAGTCAATGGTGAACCTCAATCCAGACGCCGATGGTGATATGCCCGAGTCGGCGTCTGCTGTCGGGGCCCCACTCATGGGCGCAGCGGAGTGGACGTCAGGGCCAACAACGGTCGAGTCAGTAGCGTTTGCAGCCACACCTGCAGCGCCTCTGGGTCTGGGTACTGACACTACTATGCAGCTGATGGAGGAGGATCCGCTGATGCCGCCGAATGCCTCAGCACCCAGCAAACCAGAGCCTACAGCgacagcaccaccaccagcaacagcatcaacagcaaaGGTCGAATCTGACAGCTGCTGCGAGATATGCGGCTATCGGCCCAAGGGCGATCCTAGGTGGTTTGTGGGCAGCATGGCCAAGCACATGAAGACGATACACAGCGAGAACCCACAGATATTCCGATGTCCATATCCCGGCTGCACAAGCCAATACAGTAAACGCGCGGATAACCTACGACAGCACCAGATTGAGAAGGGACATTTTGTCGATGGCGAGGGGAACCAGGGCCGGCGACCGCGCAAGAGGAAACGTCCGTCGGagggtggcggcggcggcgattgA